A stretch of Deferribacter autotrophicus DNA encodes these proteins:
- a CDS encoding phage tail protein I — MIKEVIPFNLLEDENVSPLLDAIEEELNGLLRQISIALIYPKIDELPENIIDLLAYQFHIEGYDIAESISEKRNFVKNAILAHRHKGTKWAIKKVLEIVGLDGEVKEWFETGDAPYTFSVSLSGEISDDTPIAKLIDLINEYKNVRSKLVRFDFKSIKTLKQLFIDSSMALEIEPQSLFIAQKNILNEIRDGSVFDADFGVARFNAAVESRNAGAFSTNDLNIKFKPDIPLEPVHTDIMPNDFVTVLELNDEGSASIFREYFTEDGFLLRESLSLTANATAIINLEV; from the coding sequence ATGATTAAAGAGGTAATCCCTTTCAACCTTCTTGAAGATGAAAATGTCTCTCCGCTTTTAGATGCAATCGAGGAAGAACTAAATGGTTTATTGCGGCAGATTTCTATTGCGCTAATTTATCCAAAAATTGACGAACTCCCGGAAAATATTATCGATCTGCTTGCATATCAATTTCATATTGAAGGTTACGATATAGCTGAGTCTATTTCTGAAAAGAGAAACTTTGTTAAAAACGCTATTCTAGCCCATCGTCATAAAGGCACAAAATGGGCGATAAAAAAGGTTCTGGAGATTGTTGGACTTGATGGCGAAGTTAAGGAATGGTTTGAGACCGGTGATGCGCCTTATACATTCTCAGTGTCTCTATCCGGAGAAATTTCGGATGACACCCCCATTGCAAAATTGATTGATCTTATTAATGAATACAAAAATGTCAGAAGCAAGCTTGTAAGATTCGATTTTAAATCAATAAAAACTTTGAAACAACTCTTTATAGACTCTTCTATGGCTCTTGAAATTGAACCCCAGTCATTATTTATAGCTCAAAAAAATATCTTGAATGAAATCAGAGACGGCTCCGTTTTCGATGCCGATTTTGGCGTTGCGCGCTTTAATGCTGCTGTGGAATCTCGAAATGCCGGTGCATTTTCGACAAACGATTTAAATATAAAGTTTAAGCCTGATATTCCGCTTGAGCCTGTTCACACTGATATTATGCCGAATGATTTTGTGACCGTTTTGGAGTTAAACGATGAGGGATCGGCAAGTATTTTTAGGGAGTATTTTACAGAAGACGGATTTTTATTGAGAGAAAGTCTCTCTTTAACAGCTAACGCAACCGCAATTATAAACCTGGAGGTATAA
- a CDS encoding baseplate assembly protein, with protein sequence MDFVNVDTSKIEAEILQAYETISGKKLYPADPVRLILETVAYVVAILKNDINYTGKQNLLAYAKGEYLDKLGELLGVKRTGATNAITTLRFFVSEPLAFDVLIPQGTRVTPDNKIFFETMEEAKIIAGQLSVDVQAKCQTAGAVGNGFLPGQINQIVDIIPYVDSVQNVSVSYGGSNIESDEHLRERIRLAPESFSNAGSKGAYIFHTKSAHSEIEDVSVLSPSAGVVKIVFLMKDGALPNSDLIQIVQNYLNSETVRPLTDQVIVEAPIVVSYNIDLTYYIHKDFSTLVPIIKSQVEQAVNDFIAYQKTKIGRDILPEELIGRLKQIDGVYRIQLKSPTFTEILEDQVASAANVLITYGGLVDD encoded by the coding sequence ATGGATTTTGTGAATGTCGATACATCCAAAATTGAAGCGGAGATTTTGCAGGCTTATGAGACTATTTCGGGCAAAAAGCTTTATCCGGCTGATCCTGTCCGTCTTATTCTTGAGACAGTCGCTTATGTGGTAGCTATTCTAAAAAACGATATCAACTATACCGGCAAACAAAACCTTCTTGCATACGCAAAAGGAGAGTATTTAGATAAGCTTGGAGAGCTTCTTGGAGTAAAAAGAACTGGAGCTACAAACGCAATCACGACTCTAAGGTTTTTCGTAAGCGAACCCCTTGCTTTTGATGTTCTAATACCTCAGGGCACAAGGGTTACTCCTGACAATAAAATCTTTTTTGAAACAATGGAAGAAGCAAAGATTATAGCAGGTCAACTTAGCGTTGATGTGCAGGCAAAATGCCAGACTGCTGGCGCGGTAGGTAATGGCTTTTTGCCAGGGCAGATAAACCAAATTGTCGATATTATTCCTTATGTCGATTCCGTTCAGAATGTTTCAGTCAGCTATGGAGGTTCTAATATCGAGAGCGATGAACACTTGAGAGAGCGAATACGTCTTGCCCCTGAAAGCTTTTCAAATGCAGGAAGCAAAGGGGCATACATTTTTCATACAAAATCAGCCCATTCTGAAATCGAAGATGTATCTGTTCTCAGCCCTTCTGCAGGAGTGGTAAAAATAGTATTTTTAATGAAAGATGGTGCGCTGCCAAATTCTGACCTGATTCAGATTGTCCAAAACTATTTAAACAGCGAAACCGTTCGCCCTTTAACTGATCAGGTGATCGTTGAAGCTCCAATTGTCGTTAGTTATAATATAGATTTGACATATTATATTCATAAAGATTTTTCTACTCTTGTACCAATTATAAAATCGCAGGTTGAGCAGGCGGTAAATGACTTCATTGCTTATCAGAAGACCAAAATCGGCCGTGATATTTTGCCAGAAGAGTTGATTGGAAGACTCAAACAGATAGACGGTGTTTATCGCATTCAGCTAAAGTCACCCACTTTTACTGAAATCTTAGAAGATCAGGTTGCTTCTGCGGCTAACGTTTTAATCACTTATGGTGGTCTGGTAGATGATTAA